From Phragmites australis chromosome 5, lpPhrAust1.1, whole genome shotgun sequence, a single genomic window includes:
- the LOC133918076 gene encoding organelle RRM domain-containing protein 1, chloroplastic-like, whose product DTGGGSEKDSHSPSLSTANLVSISDGAPNHSSSSGKNEFWLVRMEKPGVEVVTKAQMVDHYTQILMKVLGNEKDAQVSIYHISWERDYGFCCHIDEECAKELADVPVRPDTNFGSDNKDYKGDDSLKSSEGTRVGDVKTKRLFVTGLSFYTSEKTLRAAFEPLGELVEVKIIMDKISKRSKGYAFIEYTTEEAGAAALKAMNGQIINGWMIVVDVAKTRPKDRQFSRPNQTLQPPYHTR is encoded by the exons GATACGGGTGGTGGATCAGAGAAGGATAGTCACAGCCCAAGTCTCTCAACAGCTAACCTTGTAAGCATCAGTGATGGTGCCCCTAATCACTCATCTTCAAGTGGGAAAAATGAGTTTTGGCTTGTCAGAATGGAGAAACCCGGAGTTGAAGTCGTGACAAAGGCACAAATGGTGGACCACTATACCCAAATCCTAATGAAAGTGTTGGGGAA TGAAAAGGATGCCCAAGTTAGCATATATCACATTTCATGGGAGAGGGATTATGGTTTCTGCTGTCATATTGATGAAGAGTGCGCAAAGGAGTTAGCTG ATGTTCCTGTTCGACCAGATACTAATTTTGGATCGGACAACAAAGATTACAAAG GTGATGATAGCTTGAAATCGTCAGAAGGGACTCGCGTAGGTGATGTCAAAACTAAAAGGCTCTTTGTTACAG GGCTTTCGTTTTACACATCTGAGAAAACCTTACGGGCAGCCTTTGAGCCTCTCGGTGAGCTGGTTGAAG taaaaataataatggaTAAGATATCAAAAAGATCGAAAGGGTATGCCTTCATAGAATACACTACCGAGGAAGCTGGAGCTGCTGCTCTAAAAGCAATGAATGGACAG ATAATAAACGGCTGGATGATAGTTGTTGATGTTGCTAAAACCAGACCGAAAGACCGTCAATTTAGTCGACCTAATCAAACATTGCAACCACCCTATCATACGAGATGA
- the LOC133918073 gene encoding aluminum-activated malate transporter 9-like has translation MGSLPAGLPPLPAPPVSLRSTLDEREPLLAFSWGAPATAGGGENAWWEENGGAARAGGWLRRAAEAVRAAAAETSAFARKDPRKPVFAAKVATALALITLLVFLREPSDIASHSVWAILTVVVVFEFSIGATLSKGLNRGLGTLTAGGLALAVAELAAQMGKYDMVVLIISTFLVAFCATLTKLHPKMKPYEYGLRVFLLTFCYITVSGYSTGKFTATAISRFVLIAIGAAVSLVVNIGIHPIWAGEDLHKLVAKNFSGVAKSLEGCVDGYLSCMEYERIPSKILTYQASDDPLYSGYRAAVEASAQEETLLGFAIWEPPHGPYKMMKYPWRSYTKVGGALRHCSFAVMALHGCILSEIQAPPESRKVFSAELHRVGNEGAKVLRELGQKVKTMTKLSSSNILSEVHLAAEELQKKIDEKSHLLVNTERWEAIQRHEGTAQTHDGANAADKENKDELPEHTAVNLGAVHKSNSFASNPFLGRFDSGSMVDGSFKPQSSWPARQSFRPSLPFEGGESTYESASALSLATFASLLIEFVARLQNLVHAFEELSEKASFKDPVEEPSAISRETCGFLVRIRNYFMLKK, from the exons ATGGGGTCGCTGCCGGCGGGCTTGCCGCCGCTTCCGGCGCCGCCGGTGTCGCTGCGGTCGACGCTGGACGAGCGGGAGCCGCTGCTCGCGTTCAGTTGGGGCGCCCCCGCCACCGCGGGCGGCGGAGAGAACGCGTGGTGGGAGGAGAACGGCGGGGCCGCGAGGGCCGGGGGGTGGCTGCGGCGGGCGGCCGAGGCGGttcgcgcggcggccgcggagaCGTCGGCGTTCGCGCGCAAGGACCCGCGGAAGCCGGTCTTCGCGGCGAAGGTGGCCACCGCGCTCGCGCTCATCACGCTGCTCGTGTTCCTCCGCGAGCCCAGCGATATCGCCAGCCACTCCGTCTGGGCCATActcaccgtcgtcgtcgtcttcgagTTCAGCATCG GTGCAACCTTGAGCAAAGGGTTAAACAGGGGACTGGGAACCCTTACTGCAGGTGGGCTTGCTCTAGCAGTCGCCGAGTTGGCGGCACAGATGGGAAAATATGACATGGTGGTCCTCATCATAAGCACTTTTCTTGTTG CATTCTGCGCAACCTTGACAAAGCTGCACCCGAAGATGAAACCATATGAGTATGGACTTCGTGTATTCCTGCTGACTTTCTGCTATATTACGGTCTCTGGATACAGCACGGGGAAATTCACTGCTACGGCTATAAGTAGATTTGTGTTGATCGCTATCGGTGCTGCTGTCAGTCTCGTCGTCAATATTGGTATACACCCAATCTGGGCAGGAGAGGATTTGCACAAGTTGGTTGCAAAGAATTTTTCTGGTGTTGCAAAATCCTTAGAAG GATGTGTTGATGGATATCTGAGCTGCATGGAATACGAAAGGATTCCTTCAAAGATACTCACATACCAAGCATCTGATGATCCTCTATATAGTGGGTACAGGGCAGCTGTTGAGGCATCAGCACAAGAGGAAACCCTG TTAGGATTTGCTATATGGGAGCCACCACATGGACCTTACAAGATGATGAAATATCCATGGAGGAGCTACACCAAAGTTGGCGGTGCATTGAGGCATTGTTCGTTCGCAGTCATGGCATTGCATGGCTGCATACTTTCAGAGATTCAG GCGCCACCGGAGAGCAGAAAGGTTTTCAGCGCTGAGCTTCATAGAGTGGGCAATGAAGGCGCTAAAGTGTTGCGCGAACTTGGGCAGAAAGTCAAGACGATGACGAAACTGAGCTCTTCAAACATTCTTTCAGAAGTCCACCTTGCAGCTGAAGAGCTGCAAAAGAAGATTGATGAGAAGTCTCATCTTCTCGTGAATACAGAAAGATGGGAAGCCATCCAGCGGCATGAAGGAACTGCGCAAACCCATGACGGTGCCAATGCTGCTGACAAAGAAAACAAGGATGAATTGCCCGAGCATACCGCTGTCAATCTTGGCGCAGTGCACAAGTCGAACAGCTTCGCTTCGAACCCATTCCTTGGCAGATTCGATTCGGGATCGATGGTGGACGGCTCGTTCAAGCCGCAATCATCTTGGCCTGCTCGACAATCATTCCGTCCGAGCCTGCCATTTGAAGGCGGGGAATCAACATACGAGAGCGCAAGCGCCTTGTCGCTGGCCACATTCGCTTCGCTCCTCATTGAGTTTGTTGCCCGGCTCCAGAACCTTGTTCATGCGTTTGAAGAGTTGAGTGAAAAGGCCAGCTTCAAGGACCCTGTGGAGGAACCTTCTGCAATCAGCAGGGAGACTTGTGGTTTTCTAGTTAGAATACGCAATTATTTTATGCTGAAGAAGTGA
- the LOC133919725 gene encoding MADS-box transcription factor 57-like, with translation MGRGKIEIRRIDNSTSRQVTFSKRRNGLLKKAKELSILCDAEVGLIVFSSTGRLHEFSSTNMKAVIDRYTQAKEEQLDVNNATSEIMVR, from the exons atgggaagGGGGAAGATAGAGATTAGGAGGATAGACAACTCGACGAGCAGGCAGGTGACGTTCTCCAAGAGGCGGAACGGGCTGCTCAAGAAGGCCAAGGAGCTCTCCATCCTCTGCGATGCGGAGGTTGGACTCATCGTCTTCTCCAGCACCGGCAGACTCCACGAGTTCTCCAGCACCAA CATGAAAGCTGTGATAGACCGGTACACCCAGGCAAAAGAGGAGCAGCTTGACGTGAACAATGCAACTTCAGAAATTATGGTACGGTGA
- the LOC133918074 gene encoding aspartyl protease APCB1-like, with translation PAKTDGILGLSSAAISLPNQLAMHGIISNVFGHCITREQGGGGYMFLGDNYVPRWGMTWTSIRSGPDNLYHTEVQSVKYVDQQLSMREQAGNSVQVIFDSGSSYTYLPDEIYENIIAANKYVSLGFVQDSSDHTLPLCWKSDFPVRYLEDVKQFFKPLNLHFGKKWLVMSKAFTISPEDYLVISDKGNVCLGLLNGTEINHGSTIVVGDVSLRGKLLVYDNQRRQIGWANSDCTKPQTQKGFPFFL, from the exons CCAGCAAAGACTGATGGGATCCTCGGACTTAGCAGTGCAGCGATAAGCCTTCCCAATCAGCTGGCTATGCACGGGATTATTTCCAATGTTTTCGGCCATTGTATCACTAGAGAGCAAGGTGGTGGAGGATATATGTTTCTAGGTGATAATTATGTACCTAGATGGGGAATGACATGGACTTCTATTCGAAGTGGTCCAGA TAACTTATATCACACAGAGGTCCAGAGTGTAAAATATGTAGATCAACAGCTCAGTATGCGTGAACAGGCAGGAAACTCGGTTCAAGTGATTTTTGACAGTGGAAGCTCGTATACATACCTCCCAGATGAAATATACGAAAACATTATTGCAGCT AATAAATATGTCTCCCTGGGTTTTGTCCAAGATAGTTCAGACCATACATTACCTTTATGCTGGAAATCTGACTTTCCTGTGAG GTATCTGGAAGATGTCAAGCAGTTCTTCAAGCCCTTGAACCTTCATTTTGGGAAAAAATGGCTTGTCATGTCTAAAGCATTCACTATTTCTCCTGAGGATTACTTGGTCATCAGT GATAAAGGAAATGTCTGTCTGGGGCTTCTTAATGGAACGGAGATTAATCACGGGTCAACCATTGTAGTCGGAG ATGTTTCTCTACGCGGCAAATTACTTGTGTATGACAATCAACGGAGGCAGATTGGGTGGGCAAATTCAGACTGCACCAAGCCACAAACACAAAAGGGCTTTCCCTTCTTCCTCTGA
- the LOC133919723 gene encoding rRNA-processing protein fcf2-like, with amino-acid sequence MAEAAAPIGLSWAPKLPSLATTSGSSKNDPAPNPSTAQGSLWKPGSELVDGLFVPPRDPRKANKLARKNIKDTAGKGWFDMPAPSITPELKKDLEILQLRHVMDPKRHFKRAGKSKALPKYFQVGTVIEPASEFFSSRLTKRERKTTLVDELLSDQSLKSYRMRKVREIQESRTPGGNQKWKNRGKKTFKRAKDRRK; translated from the exons atggcggaggcggcggcgccgatCGGCTTGTCGTGGGCGCCCAAGCTGCCTTCCCTAGCGACGACTAGCGGCAGCAGCAAGAACGACCCCGCGCCGAACCCGAGCACCGCGCAGGGATCGCTCTGGAAGCCCGGGAGTGAGCTTGTGGACGGGCTGTTCGTGCCCCCGAGGGACCCCAGGAAGGCCAACAAGTTGGCCAGGAAGAACATCAAGGACACCGCCGGCAAAGGCTG GTTCGACATGCCGGCGCCGAGTATCACTCCTGAGTTGAAGAAAGACCTAGAGATTTTGCAG CTGAGGCATGTAATGGACCCGAAAAGGCACTTCAAGAGAGCAGGAAAGTCCAAGGCCCTTCCCAAGTACTTCCAA GTTGGTACAGTTATTGAGCCTGCATCTGAGTTCTTCTCAAGTAGGCTGACAAAGAGGGAGCGGAAGACAACGTTGGTTGATGAGCTGTTATCTGATCAATCTCTTAAGAGCTACAG GATGCGCAAGGTACGGGAAATTCAGGAGAGCCGTACGCCAGGAGGCAACCAAAAGTGGAAGAACAGGGGCAAGAAAACATTTAAGAGGGCCAAGGATAGGCGAAAATGA
- the LOC133919724 gene encoding MADS-box transcription factor 57-like yields MGEELSGLSVTDLQSLENCLEMSLRSARMRKDHLLKSEIEELQRKGSLIHQENMELCRRENLMSQQKMELHRKASETRGVANANKSSGTTYSFAIAQDADVPANIELSQSQQKEGEQCKIGAPELGTLQLH; encoded by the exons ATGGGAGAGGAGCTGTCAGGCCTAAGTGTGACGGACCTCCAAAGTTTAGAGAATTGTCTTGAAATGAGCCTACGTAGTGCCAGAATGAGGAAG GACCATCTTTTGAAAAGTGAAATTGAAGAGTTACAAAGGAAG GGTAGCCTAATTCACCAGGAAAACATGGAACTCTGCAGAAGAGAGAATCTCATGTCACAACAAAAAATGGAACTACATAGAAAG GCCAGTGAAACAAGAGGTGTTGCTAATGCAAATAAAAGCTCTGGCACTACCTACAGTTTTGCTATAGCACAAGATGCAGATGTCCCTGCTAATATTGAACTGAGCCAATCACAACAAAAAGAGGGAGAGCAATGCAAAATAGGGGCTCCAGAACTGGG CACACTTCAGCTGCACTAA
- the LOC133918077 gene encoding pentatricopeptide repeat-containing protein At3g22690-like, producing the protein MPSSGASCFPPNPRPSRPASNATPSPSGDAALRAFRAHHRAGRALDANPALMPALGACARLPAAGAEAEQIHALLVKSGVPRAVSDVHASTSLVRVYARLGRADDARKVFDGMPERTVVSWNVLLDGLVRARDLDAAWELFVEMPERNVVSWNTVITGFARHGWAQEAVDLFVEMTAVYGLAPDETTMVGFISAVRDIGLLGVGRSAHGYVLRREFSLDGDLGVALIKMYTRCGSMGAAHSCFKTVANKNVEHWTSVIGGFAAHGHPEMALRLFGEMRQLGIEPNGVTFVAVLNACSHGGLVDEGFKYFGLLRSMGIRPTIQHYGCLVDLLGRAGFLKEAFNLANSLPKDPGFVIWSSLLAACRSRGNVEMAEFAASKLADAKPSHGSSYVLLSNMYAGAKQWEDLKRTRRRMEEHGVTKKPGLSWIEVDGNVHSFATADKLHTESEGIYQMLEVLKPNLTSVECEPETFALSDFDHRIFCCLYSWNSCFWRNSASFVNRITSYKISIRTHMNKNNAEYQRIIKLI; encoded by the coding sequence ATGCCCTCCTCCGGCGCCTCCTGTTTCCCGCCAAATCCACGGCCCTCCAGGCCCGCCTCCAATGCCACGCCAAGTCCCTCGGGCGACGCCGCGCTCCGCGCCTTCCGCGCGCACCACCGCGCCGGGCGCGCCCTCGACGCCAATCCGGCGCTGATGCCAGCGCTTGGGGCCTGCGCGCGGCTGCCGGCCGCCGGGGCCGAGGCCGAGCAGATCCACGCGCTCCTAGTCAAGTCTGGCGTCCCTCGGGCCGTCTCCGACGTCCACGCCTCCACCTCCCTGGTCCGTGTCTACGCGCGGCTTGGCCGCGCGGACGACGCGCGGAAGGTGTTCGACGGAATGCCGGAGAGGACAGTGGTCTCCTGGAACGTGCTTCTTGACGGGCTTGTCAGAGCCCGTGACTTGGATGCTGCATGGGAGCTGTTTGTGGAAATGCCCGAACGCAATGTGGTTTCCTGGAACACCGTAATCACTGGATTTGCGAGGCACGGGTGGGCGCAGGAGGCGGTGGACTTGTTTGTCGAGATGACGGCGGTTTATGGTTTGGCGCCAGATGAGACCACCATGGTCGGCTTCATATCGGCGGTTCGTGATATTGGCCTTCTTGGAGTTGGGAGGAGTGCGCATGGGTATGTTCTCCGTCGGGAGTTCTCACTCGACGGTGACCTTGGTGTTGCGCTGATCAAAATGTACACAAGGTGCGGGAGCATGGGTGCTGCACACAGTTGCTTCAAAACCGTCGCCAACAAGAATGTGGAGCACTGGACCTCTGTGATCGGGGGTTTCGCAGCACATGGTCACCCAGAGATGGCATTGAGATTGTTCGGCGAGATGAGGCAGTTGGGCATTGAGCCTAATGGTGTCACCTTTGTGGCCGTCTTGAACGCTTGCAGCCATGGCGGGCTTGTCGACGAAGGTTTCAAGTACTTCGGCCTACTGAGGAGCATGGGCATCAGGCCGACGATCCAACACTATGGCTGCTTGGTTGATCTCCTTGGCCGTGCTGGGTTCTTGAAGGAggcctttaatcttgccaataGTCTACCAAAAGATCCGGGCTTTGTAATCTGGAGCTCACTGCTGGCTGCCTGCCGTAGCCGTGGCAATGTCGAGATGGCAGAGTTCGCTGCTTCGAAGCTGGCAGACGCAAAACCAAGTCATGGCAGCTCGTATGTGTTGTTATCGAACATGTATGCCGGAGCTAAACAATGGGAGGACTTGAAGAgaacgaggaggaggatggaggAGCATGGGGTAACGAAGAAACCTGGTCTCAGCTGGATCGAGGTGGATGGAAATGTACATTCCTTTGCCACTGCAGACAAGTTGCACACGGAGAGCGAGGGTATTTATCAGATGTTGGAAGTTTTGAAACCTAATTTGACATCAGTTGAATGTGAACCTGAAACATTCGCTCTTTCTGATTTTGATCATAGAATTTTTTGTTGCTTGTACAGTTGGAATAGTTGTTTTTGGAGGAACAGTGCATCATTTGTTAATAGAATTACATCATATAAAATATCTATTCGAACTCATATGAACAAGAACAATGCCGAGTATCAGAGAATAATTAAATTGATTTAG